The DNA window ACCCATGGGCGCTTTCCTATAGGATATGGCGCTATTAGGGCAGCTGATGTCAGAGCAGCTGCGAAGGAgaataatgtgagtcaatcaaaTCTAGTTTCAATGAAAGTGTTGGCCCAACAAAATGCAGAACTATGATGAGAAAATGCAAGGCTACATAAAGAGAAGGATAGTGCGATGCAGCAAGGCAAAGTTGCTATAGATCTAACAATGGTAAGTATGTGTGTTGATAGTTGTTTTCTACAGGCAAACCATTTTTCAAAATCTGAAATATTTAATGTCTTCACTATAGGCACTTTGTCGACGCTTAGGACTGGGACAGGAAATTCCAGAGGAATCCTTACAACTTGaagcagcagtagcagtagcgcAAGCAATTGTGAGTACAACTAGCCTAACTTATTATCTTTTCTATAAAATGACTATAATTTTGATGTGGTATTCAAAATGGCAACATGCAGTCCACCAGTGAGGAAGTGGCCTCGTCTTGATTCTTGCATCTGGACTTAAATTGAATTAATTGAGTACTAATGGTAAGGTAGATATTTGTATTGGTTAAGTTCCCATGGACCGGGACTCAGTTGATATCACTAACATCTCTCATTTGGGCCAGCCTTGCACTTCGACGAAGTTTCCCACATTCCTCAACCCCACAAGCTTCTTCAATTAATTTCCATGTCAGCCAAGAAACAGGCTCACCATCCTCTTCATCACCACCTTCAACAAGCCATCCCTGAGTTTTAGTTGCTTCGGTTCCCAAAAGAGGATCCATGTTCTGATTCTTCTTATCCTTCATTTTTTTTGCATTCATCCTATTATTGTATTGAACAAATACAAGTTGGTTGAGACGCTCACATGTCAGCGTGTTCCTTTTTTGTATGATTCTGCATAAGCAAATTTAGTTTTAGTTAACCGTCTGAAATCACAAGTTATATAGACATAATTAGAGTTTATAGAAGCACAAAGAGTCGGGAGGCTTACAGATTCAAAACAGCTCCAAATCCTTTCACATCCAGAAGCTCTAGAAGTTAAAGAAAGAATCCTTATGGCCATTCTTTGCAGAGTTGGAACCTATGTTCCATAAtttgtccaccatgttgctacAAGTGAAA is part of the Miscanthus floridulus cultivar M001 chromosome 9, ASM1932011v1, whole genome shotgun sequence genome and encodes:
- the LOC136483111 gene encoding LOW QUALITY PROTEIN: uncharacterized protein (The sequence of the model RefSeq protein was modified relative to this genomic sequence to represent the inferred CDS: substituted 2 bases at 2 genomic stop codons) gives rise to the protein MEEVEQGQGPQHEQELNAKVLYDVLGGLSTHGRFPIGYGAIRAADVRAAAKENNVSQSNLVSMKVLAQQNAELXXENARLHKEKDSAMQQGKVAIDLTMALCRRLGLGQEIPEESLQLEAAVAVAQAIATGSSHVGLESTNDDNAIYGHDEDNLNAAYRAALETLNQTHA